A region of Saccharomyces mikatae IFO 1815 strain IFO1815 genome assembly, chromosome: 12 DNA encodes the following proteins:
- the DIF1 gene encoding Dif1p (similar to Saccharomyces cerevisiae DIF1 (YLR437C) and SML1 (YML058W); ancestral locus Anc_4.316) translates to MDAQLEWASSLVPKRQLHQQQDQQQQDFHKEQLMTVGMRIRQRVDQGYASRTPGTSQASLQPGVIRDYSSVIVPQFTRSPLPTANSLPPMLINQRTMSTEASSLEKWDVAESTTEHETMVNGSKRRL, encoded by the coding sequence ATGGACGCACAACTGGAATGGGCTAGCAGCCTCGTCCCAAAAAGACAGCTACATCAACAACAGGATCAACAACAGCAGGATTTCCACAAGGAGCAGCTGATGACCGTGGGTATGCGGATCAGACAGCGGGTCGACCAGGGTTACGCCTCGAGGACGCCGGGCACGTCGCAGGCGTCGCTACAGCCGGGTGTCATCAGGGACTATTCAAGTGTTATAGTTCCGCAATTTACACGGTCGCCCTTGCCCACAGCAAACTCGCTGCCACCGATGCTCATCAACCAAAGAACCATGTCGACGGAGGCGTCCTCGCTCGAGAAGTGGGATGTCGCAGAGTCCACCACTGAGCACGAAACAATGGTTAACGGGTCGAAGAGAAGGCTCTGA